The Rhododendron vialii isolate Sample 1 chromosome 5a, ASM3025357v1 genome contains a region encoding:
- the LOC131326987 gene encoding probable carboxylesterase 12, whose protein sequence is MDPDTSEITHHFPPFFQIHKDGRVERFMVSPFVPPTLDPQTGVQSKDVLISPETGVTARIFLPKTNGPDPIKKLPLVVHYHGGGFCVGSALGPATTQFLTRLVSEANVVAVSIDYRLAPEHPLPVAFDDSWSALQWIYTHSNGTGPESWLNQYADFGRVFLTGESAGATIANNMAVREGTATDLEGLRVRGAALVHPYFANDKPNAMMRYMYPGSSGTDSDPMMSPKADSDLGKMSCEKVLVFVAEHDLFGLRPIGVEYCETLRNSGWKGDVELVENQGEDHVFHLVNPTCENALLLVHKLGLFVNDASE, encoded by the coding sequence atGGATCCCGACACCAGCGAAATAACCCACCACTTCCCCCCGTTTTTCCAAATCCACAAAGACGGCCGAGTCGAGCGGTTCATGGTCTCCCCATTCGTCCCCCCAACCCTCGACCCCCAAACCGGTGTCCAATCGAAAGACGTCTTAATCTCCCCGGAAACCGGAGTCACCGCCCGGATCTTCTTGCCCAAAACCAACGGCCCAGATCCGATCAAAAAGCTCCCCCTCGTCGTGCACTACCATGGCGGGGGCTTCTGCGTCGGATCCGCCCTCGGCCCCGCCACCACCCAGTTCCTCACCCGCCTAGTTTCCGAAGCGAACGTCGTCGCCGTCTCGATCGACTACAGGCTCGCTCCCGAGCACCCGCTGCCCGTCGCGTTCGATGACTCCTGGTCCGCGTTGCAGTGGATTTACACCCACTCTAACGGCACCGGGCCCGAGTCATGGTTAAACCAGTACGCTGATTTCGGGCGGGTTTTTTTAACGGGCGAGAGTGCTGGAGCAACCATAGCCAATAACATGGCGGTTCGGGAGGGGACCGCTACGGATTTGGAGGGTTTGCGTGTTCGTGGAGCGGCTTTAGTGCACCCGTATTTTGCAAATGACAAACCGAACGCCATGATGCGGTACATGTATCCGGGGAGTAGCGGGACGGATAGTGACCCGATGATGAGTCCGAAGGCGGATTCGGATTTGGGTAAAATGAGTTGTGAGAAGGTGCTGGTGTTCGTGGCGGAGCATGATTTGTTCGGGTTGAGGCCAATAGGGGTGGAGTATTGTGAGACGTTGAGGAATAGTGGGTGGAAAGGGGATGTGGAATTGGTGGAGAATCAAGGGGAGGATCATGTCTTCCATTTGGTTAATCCCACCTGTGAAAATGCTTTGCTTTTGGTTCACAAGTTGGGTTTGTTTGTAAATGATGCTTCGGAATGA
- the LOC131327191 gene encoding 2-hydroxyisoflavanone dehydratase-like, with translation MDPNTSSEITHKFPPFFQVHKDGRVERFMVSGFSPPTVDPRTGVESKDVVISPITGVKARIFLPKINGPDPKKLPLLVHYHGGGFCAGSALDAVTAPFLTRLVSEANVVAISVDYRLAPEHPLPTAFDDSWAALQWIGTHLNGTGPELWLNKYVDFERVFLMGESAGATIAHHVAVRVGATPGPEGLRVRGAVIAHPYFAISEPDEMLRFLYPGSSGTDSDPKLSAKADPDVGKMGVDKVLVLVAEKDGLKPRGVEYCEALRNSGWKGDVELVENEGEDHVFFMFNPDCENALIVVQKLVSFINQASR, from the coding sequence ATGGATCCTAACACTAGTAGTGAAATAACCCACAAATTCCCACCATTTTTCCAAGTACACAAAGACGGCCGCGTCGAACGCTTTATGGTCTCTGGTTTCTCGCCCCCAACCGTCGATCCCCGAACCGGGGTCGAATCAAAGGACGTCGTGATCTCCCCAATAACCGGAGTCAAAGCCCGGATCTTCTTACCCAAAATCAACGGTCCAGATCCGAAAAAGCTCCCCCTCTTGGTGCACTACCACGGTGGGGGCTTCTGCGCCGGATCTGCCCTCGACGCCGTCACGGCCCCATTTCTCACCCGTCTAGTCTCCGAAGCGAACGTCGTCGCCATCTCGGTCGACTACAGGCTCGCTCCAGAGCACCCGCTGCCGACCGCGTTTGATGACTCGTGGGCCGCGTTACAGTGGATCGGCACTCATTTAAACGGGACCGGGCCCGAATTGTGGTTAAACAAGTACGTCGATTTCGAGCGGGTTTTCTTAATGGGTGAGAGTGCTGGAGCGACTATAGCTCACCACGTGGCTGTCCGGGTCGGGGCAACCCCGGGTCCGGAAGGCTTGCGGGTTCGCGGGGCGGTTATAGCGCACCCGTACTTCGCGATCAGTGAGCCGGATGAGATGCTCCGGTTCTTGTATCCGGGGAGTAGTGGGACGGACAGCGACCCGAAGTTGAGCGCGAAGGCGGATCCGGATGTGGGGAAAATGGGTGTCGATAAGGTTTTGGTGCTGGTGGCGGAGAAGGACGGGTTGAAGCCGAGAGGCGTAGAGTATTGTGAGGCGTTGAGGAATAGTGGTTGGAAAGGGGATGTGGAGCTGGTGGAGAATGAAGGGGAGGATCATGTCTTCTTCATGTTTAATCCTGATTGTGAAAATGCTTTGATTGTGGTTCAGAAGCTggtttcttttattaatcaagcTTCTCGATGA